The following coding sequences lie in one Lolium perenne isolate Kyuss_39 chromosome 2, Kyuss_2.0, whole genome shotgun sequence genomic window:
- the LOC127328859 gene encoding uncharacterized protein, whose product MATPSFALSLLILFLAMPYPSLSCPDTPCECKINMRLYLHQIFQGQPTHNQVAGYGTLVIADWTVIDAIQPNANIVARTKGLQVQVSIGVSGSWFNYFSMVFQNARFNGSTLEVMGTFYDDVDGQMAIVGGTREFISAHGVIKYRKVQFIPSVESYREFNISAFYAPTSGYTCGTDIL is encoded by the exons ATGGCCACTCCTAGCTTCGCCCTGTCTCTGCTTATCCTCTTCCTAGCCATGCCCTACCCTTCCCTCTCATGCCCGGATACTCCTTGCGAATGTAAGATTAACATGCGGTTGTATTTGCACCAGATTTTTCAAGGTCAACCAACCCACAACCAGGTAGCAGGGTATGGTACGCTGGTTATTGCTGATTGGACTGTAATTGATGCAATTCAACCCAATGCAAATATCGTTGCCCGTACAAAAGGTCTGCAAGTGCAGGTTTCTATAGGCGTTTCAGGTAGCTGGTTTAATTATTTCAGCATGGTGTTCCAGAATGCAAG GTTCAATGGGTCCACACTTGAAGTGATGGGGACTTTTTATGACGACGTGGATGGCCAGATGGCAATTGTGGGTGGTACAAGAGAATTTATTTCGGCACATGGCGTCATCAAGTACAGAAAAGTCCAGTTCATTCCCAGTGTGGAGAGCTACAGAGAGTTCAATATCAGTGCATTCTACGCCCCAACAAGT GGATATACATGTGGCACTGACATCCTATGA
- the LOC127333709 gene encoding large ribosomal subunit protein eL15y, giving the protein MGAYKFVSELWRRKQSDVMRFVQRVRCWEYRQQPAIVRITRPTRPDRARRLGFKAKQGYVVYRIRVRRGGRKRPVPKGIVYGKPKHQGITQLKFQRNKRSVAEERAGRRLGGLRVLNSYWVNEDSTYKYFEVILVDVAHSAVRNDPRINWLCNPVHKHRELRGLTSAGKKFRGLRGKGTRHHKNRPSRRATWKKNQTVSLRRYR; this is encoded by the exons ATGG GCGCGTACAAGTTCGTCTCGGAGCTATGGAGGAGGAAGCAGTCCGACGTGATGAGGTTCGTGCAGCGCGTGCGTTGCTGGGAGTACAGGCAGCAGCCGGCGATCGTCCGCATCACCAGGCCCACCCGCCCCGACAGGGCTCGCCGTCTCGGCTTCAAGGCCAAGCAG GGGTATGTGGTCTACCGTATCCGTGTCAGGCGTGGTGGCAGGAAGAGGCCAGTGCCCAAGGGTATCGTCTATGGTAAGCCCAAGCACCAGGGTATTACCCAGCTCAAGTTCCAGAGGAACAAGAGGTCTGTTGCTGAAGAAAGAGCTGGACGCAGGCTGGGGGGACTTCGCGTCCTGAACTCCTACTGGGTGAACGAG GATTCCACCTACAAGTACTTTGAGGTCATCCTTGTTGACGTTGCACACAGCGCTGTCCGCAACGACCCAAGGATCAACTGGCTCTGCAACCCTGTGCACAAGCACCGTGAGCTGCGTGGTCTCACCTCTGCTGGCAAGAAGTTCCGTGGTCTGCGCGGAAAGGGTACCCGCCACCACAAGAACAGGCCCTCAAGGAGAGCCACCTGGAAGAAGAACCAGACCGTCTCCCTCCGCCGCTACCGTTAA